The Pukyongia salina genome segment GGATGAACCTCTTCAGTTTAAGCAGAACTTTCCCGATGTACTTATCGCTGTTTGTGCAGACAGGCGTAAGGGGATAGAAAGATTAAAGAACAGGGCGGATGTGATCTTGCTGGACGATGCCTTTCAGCATAGAAAAGTGAACGCAGATTTAAATATTCTGCTCACCCCTTGTGACGACCTGTATATAGACGATTATCTTTTGCCCATGGGGATGTTAAGAGAGCCTGTAAGCGGGGCAGAGCGGGCAGATATCATAGTGGTGACCAAATGTCCTAATCATATTCCCTACGCCAGGCAGCAGGAGATCCAGTTCCGCCTGAAACTGAAACCGCATCAGAAACTTTATTTCTCAAAAGTAGGATACGACAAACAGATCTATGGCAAGACAGAGATACAGCCGCTTCGGTATTTGCTGGACAAACCCTTTACACTGGTTACAGGAATCGCTAATCCTTTACCATTAGTGGATTACCTTAAATCCAACGGGTATAATTTTACGCACGATAAGTTTGGGGATCATCATAATTTTACGGCTTCAGAAATAAAGAAACTGGCGAAAAAGGAAATATTACTTACCACAGAAAAAGACTATATGCGCCTTCAACCGCATATCGATAAATTTGCTCTCTATTACTTACCTATTAAAACTATTTTACTTAATGAACAGCAGCCTTTTTTCAGGGAGCGTGTAGTGGAGGCTATCGAAGGAAGCAGGGTTTAACTGTTTACCGGAAAGGTTTTATTGGCGATGGTGCGATAGATCTTTTCAAAGAATTCTTCCGTTTTAAACGGCTTCGGAATAATTTCATTAAATCCGGCTCTGTAGAAATCATCTAAATTCTCATCTATGGTTACCGCTGTAAGTGCTATGATGGGGAGGTCCTTGTTGAATGCACGGATCTTTTGTGTGGCTTCAATACCACTAATTCCCGGCATGTGG includes the following:
- the lpxK gene encoding tetraacyldisaccharide 4'-kinase is translated as MKFLRFLAFPFAILYGLVTAVRNYRYDKGWLKSKTYDVPVICVGNLSVGGTGKSPMITFLVRMLKDDYKVAVLSRGYKRKTSGYLEVKIDHTAQEVGDEPLQFKQNFPDVLIAVCADRRKGIERLKNRADVILLDDAFQHRKVNADLNILLTPCDDLYIDDYLLPMGMLREPVSGAERADIIVVTKCPNHIPYARQQEIQFRLKLKPHQKLYFSKVGYDKQIYGKTEIQPLRYLLDKPFTLVTGIANPLPLVDYLKSNGYNFTHDKFGDHHNFTASEIKKLAKKEILLTTEKDYMRLQPHIDKFALYYLPIKTILLNEQQPFFRERVVEAIEGSRV